The genomic segment CGCCACCGGCTGTGCCAGATCCCCGGTCAGCTCAAACAGATCTCCGTATTTCTGGATCCGTGCCTTCCGGTCTGCGGCAGGGAGCCGGAAAATATCCCCGATGAAGTTCAGATACTTGATACCGGTCATGTACTCGTAAATGTCCGGATTGTCCGGAATATACGCCAGCATCTGCTTGCAGCCCAGGGGATCCTCCTGGATGGAATGTCCCCCGATGGTGATCTTGCCGGCGTCAAATTGCTGAATGCCTACAATGGACTTGAGGGTTGTGGTCTTTCCGGCGCCGTTGTGGCCGATAAAGCCGTAGATCTCTCCCGGGGCAATGTGCAGGGACAGATCGTCCACTGCCTTCTTGTCCCCGAAGCTTTTGGATAGGTGTGAAATTTGCAGCATAGGTTACTCCTTTTCGATTATGCTCCGGAACAGGGTATCCCTGTCCAGATGGTTTGTGACGAATTCCGGTATTTCCTTGCAGGCTTTGCAGACGCTGAGACTGACAGAGGTGAGAATCTGCCGGATCTCCTCCGGGGAATAGGGGCAGCAATTGGTGACGATCAGTGCGGCAAGGCTGTGCGCAACCAGCCACACATCCCGGAAAAATTGCTTTGCGGCGGCTTCGTCCAGCTGATAGATCTGTTGCAGGAACTCCAACACCAGGTTCTGGGTGCGCTCCATTTCTTCCATGGCTTTGCTCTCGCTGCCTGGGGCAAGCGGTAAAAACAGCAGTCGGTATAGCTCCGGCTCCTGGGTGGCAAAGCGGATATACTGCTCGCCCAGCCCGATAAAGGGATGCACCTGCTCCAATCCTTTTTTGATGTAGCTGTGATACAGAGCCTGCGCTGCCTGCCGGACTGCCTCCTGTACCTGCTGCATGTTCTGAAAATAGGTGAAGATGGGACGGGTGGATACCCCCAGAACGGCGGCGATCTGACGGGTGGTCAGGGCAGCGGTGCCCTTTTCCCGGACGACCTGTAATGCAGCATTCACGATCTCTTCTTTTGTAAATTTGACGCTTGGCGGCATGCCTTCATCTCCTTGTATATATCGTTAGATGCGCAACACTTGTTATTATACATCCATCGACCGGATTTGTCAAGGCGCCAGGCTTGCTTTGTGCGGTATCGCCTCAAGAAAAAACGCCTGCCGGATGCTCCGACAGGCGCAGATATACTTGTCTTTAGTCCACATAAATACGGGGGACCCGTTTGGAAATGCCGCAGACCACCTCATAGCCGATGGTGCCGTACAGGGATGCCAGCTCGTCAGCGGTGATCTGCTCGTCACCGTCCTGACCGATCAGGGTCACGATCTCGCCGCAGCGCAGGTCGTCAATGGCAGAAACGTCCAGCATCAGTTGATCCATGCAGATCCGTCCCACGATGGGGCAGCGCCTGCCCTTCACCAGCACATCCGCCTTGGAGGACAGCAGCCGGGAATAGCCGTCCGCATAGCCCACGGTTACAGTAGCAATCTTCATGCAGTGATCCGCCTGGAAGGTGCGGCCGTAGCTGATGGAGGTGCCGGGCTGAACCCGTTTAATGTGGGAGATCACAGCCTTGAGGGAAAGCACCGGCTTGAGATCCAGCGGCACCGGCAGGGGATAGTTGGGTGCCAGTCCGTACATGATGATGCCCACCCGGGCAAGGGTGCTGTTTGCATCATTGTGATACAGCACACCGGCACTGTTGAGATAATGCAGGTGCTTCAAATGTACGCCCCGCTTCATCAGCTCCGTTCCAACGGATCGGATAAACTGCTTCTGGGCTTCGGTGTATGCATTCTGCTCCGGATCATCCGGCATATCCGCCACTGCAAAGTGGGTGTAGATGCCCTCGATCTTCAGATTTCGCAGGAAGGACATGTCCTGGATGCTGTCTGCACAGTCACCGGGGGTGTCGCCGGTGATCCCGATGCGCCCCATGCCTGTATCCAGCTTTACATGGCAGCGGATGGGGGTGCGGGTACGGGCGTTCAGAGTGCAGGCATACTCGGCGGAAACAATGCCCTGAATGATGTTGTTCTGGGCAAGGGTGTCTGCATACTCCGGCGGTGTGTATCCCAGGATCAATACATCACTGTCCGGGCAGTACTGGCGCACATGCAGCGCCTCATCCAGGTTGGAGACGGCAAAGTAGCGGATGCCGATCTGGGTCAGTTTTTGCAGGATCTCCGCTTCGCCGTGTCCGTATGCATCCGCCTTGACAACAGCCATGATCTGGGTGTTTCCCTGCAGGGAGGCGGAAATGGCACGAATGTTTGCTTCCAGGGCGGACAGAGAGATTTCAGCCCACGCACGTTTTAGATATGGTTTCAAAATAACATTTCCTTTCGGCTTGAAATATCAACGGTTTTATGCTATACTATGGAAGAACCAAAGAACGGGGGATGTGTATGCGAGAAAAAACAGTCTGCTTTTCCGGTCACCGCCCCGAAAAGCTGCCCGGCCCCAACAGCGAGGATGCCCAGCTGCTGATGATGGTCAAAAGCCTTTTGTACTACCAGATCCGCCGGTCGGCAGAGGAGGGCTACACCCGGTTTATCACCGGTCTTGCAAGAGGGGTGGATCTTTGGGCAGCGGGATATGTGCTGGAATTGAAACGGGATTTTTCCGGCCTGCAGCTGATCTGCGTCAAGCCCACCGAAAACCACGGAAAAAACTTTCGCGGAGAGGATCGGTACTTGTTTGACAGTGTGCTGGCAAGGGCGGATGAAATGTACTGCACCGGCAGTCACTATACCCGCAGGTGTTATCAGATCCGGAACCGGTATATGGTGGATCATGCCCAGCGGCTCATTGCGGTGGTGGATGACTACAACAGCGGTACCGGTCAGACCATCGGTTATGCCCGCAAATGCGGACTGGAGCTTTGCGTCATCGACATCGGCAAGCTGCGTGACAAGGCAAAAGCCGAACCCGACGAACCTATTATAGCACCTTTGCAGGCAAATTTCAAGATTTAAGATTATTTAACACTTTCCACAGCGTTTTCAACATTCTGCATAATCCACATGACTTTTCTGCATATTCCTTATAACGCCCCTGAAAATACGTGGATTCCTGCAAAAATATACAGGATCCGCTGTGGAAAGCGACATGGAATCAAAAGAAAGGAGCGAAAGCGGTGGGATCCGCTTTCACAGATACACTATGAAGAAAAACACAGGCAGCATCGCCATTCCCTTTCTGATCACCCTGCTGGTCAGCTTCGTTATCATTGGCGGCATTATTTTCTTCCTGTTCGGCGGCTTTGGCGGCGGAGGGGATTCCCTCAAACAGCTGGAGCCGGAGATCACCCTGATCTCCGAGGAGGATCAGTTCAATTTGTTCTGCGTATTGGATACGGAGGAATCCGACAAGCCTGTGTGCTACATGATCTTCCGGTTCAACCCGGTGGCAAAGCGGAACACCTGCATCGCACTGCCGGCGAACCTGGCAGTCAACAATAACGGCGCATCCACCAAGCTGGACAATGTATATCACATGTCCGGCGTGACAGCTGCCCGGGACGCTGCGGCGGCAGCGCTGAACATGGCTCTGGATCGGTACATGGTCTTTGACAGCACCTCCTTTCAAAAGCTATGCTCCATTCTCGGGGGTGTAGAATGCATTGTAGATGAAAAGATTGTCGGATTGCAGGAAAGCGATAAAATGCAGTATCTGGGAGGCAGCCAGATTCAGCTGTATCTGACCTATCCGGACTTTACGGGCGGTGAGGCACAGCGTATGGTGGTGGTGGATTCCACCATTGCGGAAATGCTGAACCAGACCGACGGCTCCCGGATCAGTGAGACGCTGGATCGGAGCTTCTCCACCATCATCAACCTGGTAAAGGACTCCGATGTGACTGCCCAGGACTATAAGAACCGGAAGCATGCCATGAAGTATATGCTGGAGTATGCTCCCGGCTCCACCGGATATTACTACCTGTCCCTGCAGCAGACGGGGGATCTGCTGACGATCCCGGAGAATACCCTGAAGAACATGCAGGAGATGGTGAAGTAAGATGAACGAGCCATTGATCTTCGACAGCCACGCCCATTATACCGACCCGGCATTTGATCCGGACCGGGAGCAGGTACTGGCGGCATTGCCGGAGCAGGGGGTGGCACGGGTAATGTTGGCGGCATCGGATCTTGTCAGTGCCCGGGCGGGGATTCAGCTTGCAGCACAGTACGACTATATTTACACCTCTGTGGGCATCCATCCGGAGGAAGCCGGCAGGGTGCCGGCGGATTATCTGGAAACCCTGGAGCAGCTGCTTGCCTGCCAGAAGGTGCATGCCATCGGAGAGATTGGTCTGGATTACCACTATCCGGGCTATGACCCGGCGCAGCAGAAGATGCTGTTTTGCAGTCAGCTGGAGCTTGCCGCAAAGCATGATCTGCCGGTGATTATGCACTGCCGGGATGCCACCGGTGACTGTATGGAGATCCTGCGGCAATATCGCCCCAAGGGGGTCATGCATTGCTTTTCCGGGTCGGCGGAAACCGCCAGGGAGCTTGTAGCTATGGGGCTGTATGTGGGCTTTACCGGGGTGGTGACCTTTAAAAATGCCAGACGGGCGCTGGAGGCTGTCCGGGCTGTGCCCATGGATCGGCTGCTGGTGGAAACAGACTGCCCCTACATGGCGCCGGTGCCTTACCGGGGCAAGCGCTGCGACAGCTCCATGATCCCCATGACCGCCGGACGTATGGCGGAGGAAAAGGGCTGCACCCTGGAGGAGATGCTCCGGCAGACCGGGGAAAACGCAAAGCGGCTCTTTTCTGTGAAATAGGACAATGGCGCAAAATCGGGTTGCTTTTTTTGCCGGATTGTGCTATAATAGAATGCATATTCCCGGGGAACGGGAGAAGTGAAAGGAGTGGGTTTCCGCTAGCCGGAAATCCGGATAATACTATGATTGCAATTGGCTGTGACCACGCCGGTTATCCTCTGAAGCAGGAGCTGCTGGCGCATTTATACGCAAAGGGCATCGCTTATGAGGATCTGGGGTGTGACGGAACCCCCTGTGATTATCCCCGGATTGCACAGGCAGTCTGTGAGAAAATCATCAGCGGTAGCTGTGAATGCGGCATTCTGATCTGCGGCACGGGCATTGGCATGTCCATTGCCGCCAACAAAATCCCCGGCATCCGGGCTTCCGTATGCGCCGATGGGTTCAGTACCCGCTACACCCGTCTGCACAACGATGCCAATGTGCTGTGCCTTGGGGCGAGAGTCATCGGCAGTGGACTTGCACTGGAGCTGGCAGATATTTTTCTGGAAACCGGATTTGAGGGCGGCAGGCATCAGAGACGTCTGGATATGATCACACAGCTGGAAGCAGCACACACGAAGGGAGAATGAACCATGGCAGTACAGAGAATTGACCACCCGCTGGTACAGCATAAGATCACGCTGATGCGGGACAAAATGACCGGCCCCAAGGAGTTCCGGGAGCTGGTTGCAGAGACCGCAATGCTGATGTGTTACGAGGCCACACGGGATCTGCCCACAAAGGAGATTGAGATCGCAACCCCTATGGGCGTTGCAAAGTCCAAGATTATTTCCGGCAGAAAACTGGCGTTTGTGCCCATCCTCCGTGCAGGACTGGGCATGATGGACGGTCTGATGACCCTGGTGCCTGCCGCAAAGGTGGGGCATATCGGTCTGTTCCGGGATACCAAGAGCCACGAGCCGGTGGAGTATTATGTAAAGCTGCCGGAGGATATTGCAGAGCGTGATGTGATCGTGGTGGATCCCATGCTGGCAACGGGACATTCCGCTGTCCAGGCGATCCGCATCCTCAAGCAGGCAGGCGTTGCAAACGTCAAGTTTATGTGTATCATCGCCTCTCCGGAGGGCATTGCCGCTATGCAGGCAGCATATCCGGAGGTTGACATTTACTGCGGCGCAGAGGATCAGGGACTGAACGCAGACGCTTACATCGTTCCCGGTATGGGAGACGCCGGTGACCGGATCTTCGGCACCAAGTAATTGTATCAGAAATCAAAGAAGCCCGGCTGTATTAGGTCGGTACTCATATAGAAGTTTTTCAACAACTATTATGTAAAGACCTATACAGCAGGCTATACCAAAGAACGACAGATACTTCCATTGTGAGAGGTATCTGTCGTTTTTGGCATTAACCATCTTGAATCATGAACCAAAATATGATATAATAATCATGTAACTCTTAAATCAGGAGATGATTGTATGCATGATTACTTTCAAAGAGATAATATTGAATATTTAAAGAATTCCTATGGAAAAGAACAGTGGATACAAGTAGCTGGAGAATGCTCTCTCCATAACGCAAAGGCAAGTTTTTGGTGTTGTTTGTTTTTAGTTGATCATTTAAAAGAAGTAATGTCTTCTCCTGAATGGGATTCATCGAATACAGATTGCTTTCCAGGATTCATTTGTTCTGGAGATAGTACACATTACTATAGGTATTCATCTCTTTGCGATTATATTGAACCATTGTTATTTTATAGAGAGTTTTATGGCGTTAGGAAAAACTACGTTGAGGTAAGCGAAGAATTTCGCCTGTTGAATAATATGTATTATGATACTAATGACAATAAATTCTACGCCGTTTTAGATAGTGGTAACAGTGATGAAGCGGTTCGCATTAAAGACAATGTGAATGTCTTTGTCAACATAAAATACCTAAAACGCTATGCGGCAGCTAAACAGATGGGAATACTCTTATTTTTTGACATACGATATGAAACATCAGGTGGGTTAGCTGAAAACACTCTGTCGAGTCTTAATGAAGAATATACAGATGAATCTTTGATATATGATTTATTTGGAGATGAAAAGAAATCTTTTAGTCGCTACGCTTTTAGTAGGTTGCTCGGTAAGAAAGTAATACTGCCCCAACCTGTTTCTGAATGTGGTTATTTCCCATATGAGAAAAAACGAGAATATCTTGAATATATTATTGGTTGCGATGAAAATGGTGATGATCTGACATATACTTCAAATCCTGATAAGTTAGCTAATTATTTTGGAGCTAATCCAGATGCTCCTCATTACTTAACGCCTGTTTTTTTCAAGCGAGGGGTACTTGATAAGTATTTAAAGCGTCCTGATCTTTATAAAATTACTGATGGAAGATTATCTTGTGGGTATCTGTGGAGTATGGAGATTGATAATGATCATAAAGCGTATGTTGCTGCATATTTAGGAGATTTGGGACGTGACTTACCTGAAGATGAACAACTTCATTGGAAAAGCTATAATGTTCTATGTGATGAAAAGCCAAGTAAAACTGCAATTATGAGGGATATGTGTAACATTCCTGCCGAACCCAATGTTATTGATTTAAAATTCAAAAGAGATTATAAAGCTTTACAGGAAAAATGGAACGGAAAATACAGATGGTGTATTTTCAAGGAGCTGACTTCTAAGGACAAGTACAATCTCGATAATATAAGGATTCCTTCATCAAATAGTCAAGAAGAATTTGACACTCTTGTTCTATCACTTGTTAAGTGCGTTATTGATTCGCTTAATGAAGAAATGCTTGTTATTGCCACTCCAGAAGATAATGACGGAAAAACAATTCGTGGAATAAGTAAACTTCAAACTTGGCTGTCAGAAAACGGTGCAACCGACTATGAAAAGCATATTACTTTCCTTAGAAATCTACAAGAGTTGCGTTCTACCGGAACAGGACATAGAAAAGGGAAAAAATATGATAAGGTTAGTAAGCTATTTAATATAGACCAAAAGTCATTAATCGATGTATATGAGCAAATACTATCTCAAGCAGATGAGTTTATTATGTTTCTGACTGGATTTATAGGATGAAGTCAAACAGCGTTTTATAACAACAAAAGACAGATACTTCATTGTGAGGTATCTGTCTTTTTCACTATATTAAAACTCATCCGAAAATGCTATCCAGCTTCGTTTCCAATGTCCCATCCTTTGCCAACGGCAGTGCATCGCACTGACGCAGATGATGCTTCTCGATCAGCTCTCCACCCTCAAAACCGAGAATGAAGTATAGGGCGATCTGGTAAATGATCTCAGTCGGAGCAAGCCCATATACCTGATTTTCAAAGATATGCTGCAACCGCTGTGTCTCATCAGGGAACGCCTGTTTCATCCCGTTGCTGTTGAACAGCCGCTTAACGATCTCTGCGATATACAGACCTGATTTCATATACAGATCAGCGAATGTCTTGTTTGGATCTTCAAAACAGCCAGGATTCTCCTGCTCCAGCATATCTACCATCTGCTTCACGATACGTTTCGGTGTGAATATTTGATTGGTCTTCTGCGGCGGGATGTAGTCGAAAATATCCTCTGTATGCGACTCGTCAAAGTAATTGCCCAGCCTTGTCCGCAGTGACAGAAACTCCTTGATTGAGTCATCAAATACAACTGGATCAAACAGCTTTCCGGGATAATGCTTCTCCTCACCCGTCTCTGCATCTGTATAAGAACCGCCGTCGCGCAGGAATCGAAATTGGTCAAGCGTGATGCTGGTCACTTTATAGAATACTTCATCGGGGATTATCATATCAAAGGTTGAAAGCGTCGTCTCTTCATCACCGTATGCCATTAGGAATGACGGGATCGTCCTTGCAAAGCCACGCAGATGGTCACGGACTGCCTCCTCGATGGTCTCCTTGGTACGCTCACGCTTCTTGGTCTCGACAGTCTTTACGACCTCCTCACACAAAGTTGGTACGGTTTCCTCCAGCACATTGCTGACACGCTCCTTGAAAGCATCGGTCGCCTCCTGCACCAGTGTATCGAACTGTTCATTGACTTCGGCAGCAGTCTGCCCTGTTTCACTCAGATGTGAAAGTGCGTCTTGCCGCTGTGCTTCCAGTGTTTTCTTCTGAATGGAATAATCGCCGTATTCCTGCGTCACAAGCCTGTCCGCTTTCTGTTCAAGTTGCTTTTGGAGCTTCTGTGCATCACGCTTTTTCAGGTCAGCGCCATAGGTATCATTTGTGACCTGCATCACAGGCGCAACAAGTTCCTTGCGGAACACGTCCTGCAAATGGGATATTTGCTGATTTTCCGACGATTCGGGGGCAGCAAGTATCTCCTCGGTCTTGCGTTCCAGCGTTTCGGAAATATCGCTGTAGATCTTATCTCCAAATACGTCCTGTGCCGTGCCGATAACAAATTCGTCCGAAAGCTCCACTTCGCCCTCATCATTGACAGACAGGTCTTCTCTCGTTTCAGGCGATACATCGACCAGATCTCCCTCCGGCGCATTCGGCAGAGAGCGGATAATATCAATGACCTCCGGTGGCGCATTGAAGATATTGGCGATATTCTGAAACAGGAAATTCGACATAAAGCCACGGCGGACGACTTCTAGAGAACGTATCTTTCTCGGAATGGACAGCACTTTCTCTGCATCAAGCTCGATCATCTCACCGTTTTCGTCCTCGCCGATGACCGGGAAGAAATTGATCAGCTCACGTACATTCTGCTTGCGCTGGTCGCTGTCACCCTTGCCGCCGGAAGTGCCGCTGGACAGGTCATTCGCAAATTCCTCGAAGATGATCAGCGTTCTTGCCGGATCAAAGTCAAACACATAGGCGTTTTTCTTCACATGAAGCGTGCCATTTTCCTGATAGCGCCACGGGTTCTGACTGCGGAAAGCCGCCTGCATATACAGTGCCGGAGACTTGATATTGGAGAGCATCAGCACAGCCGTCCATTCCGGAATGGTAATACCCGTGGTCAACTGTCCGACAGACAGCGTGATCGTTTTATCGTTGCGGTCGATGGCATCACGCACCTTGTCGTATGCCTTTTTCGTTTCCTCTTCCTCAGAAAGCTTGCCGTCACCGGCTGCAAGTACGATCTCATACTCACCGAAAACAGGATGCTCTTTGAGCTTTTTTGCCAGAGCCTTTGCACTATCAACACGATTCAGGAGCCAGAAGGTATGTTTCAGCTCTGCGCGGAGTTCGGGCGTTGAGAACGGGAATTTCTCTTGTGAAGTCAATGCTTCAAGAAAACGGTCAACAGACTCCTCATACACAAAATCTCCGTTTGCCTTGACTGAGAAAAACAGATTCAGGTCAAAGGCGTACTCCTCCGTTTCGCCCTCGATCTCGACACCCTGCTTCAATTCCTCACGGATGATCTCGGACATCTGATAGGTAAACAGATTGAGCTGCGGCAAGTTCTCATAGGGATTATTGCGCTCCGGATCATTCCAGCCTGACTTTGCCTTCTGCTCGTCGGCGTATGTCCAGTTGTAGATCGCATCGGACGGGAATTTGTCATTTGCCAGCGCCTTGAACGGAGTACCCGACAGGTGCAGGGTGTGATTACGCTTGATCTGATGAAACGCCACATCGGTCTTGGAAGTATCAACGCCCTCATGTGCTTCGTCAATGACCAGCAATTCCCACTGCATATTGACAAGCTCTTTCAGCTTGTCATGCTGACCGCCGAAATACAGAGAGCCTTTCAGGTCTTGAAGGCTGACAAATTCGATGCAGTCTGCAAGTTCTTTCGTCAGGCTGTCGGTGTATTCCTCACGGGACGTCACAAACGGCTTGCCTTTCAGGGCAGATACCTCGCTCACAAAGCGGAATCCCGATTCCGTGCCGATGAATTTGACAAAATCCTCATACCACGAATTTGCGATAGCGGGGCGGTTCGTCACGATCAGGATATTGCAGGCATAGTCGCCCTTGGTCGCCTGCAAGTGCTTGCAGAGGTCGTAGGTCGCAAGTGTTTTGCCGAAACGGGGCTTTGCATTCCAGAGAAATTCGCTCTTTTCGTGGCTCATAAAGTAGTCAAATGTCTGCAAGACCGCCTGCTCCTGCTCGGCACGGAGTTCATAGGCGATCGTTCCGACCGTATCCAAAACGCCCTTGGTACGGCGGAATTTCGAGTACAGCGTGAAAGATTCATCGCCGCTGATGCGGAACCACTCAGGCTGTTTCTTTTCGCCGTTCATCGGCGTCATACGCTCAACGCCCTGCTTTTTGAGATAGGCGTGGAAATCACTGTCACGGAAATACGTCCTGCCATCGGCAAAAACAGCAACATCGCTCCATTCGGTGTGGTGCGGGATATGCGCCGTCTGTAACTGCTGACGGATGCGGTCTTCCACATCGTCCTACTCGGTGTAGCCGATCTTCACCCAGCCGTCATGGTCGGAGATCGTGGGAGTGGTATAGCAATAACAGCGCGGCATAGCCGTTCTGGTGGTCTGAATGTTGATATTAGCCACTTATTTCATCTCCTTTACATGGGTTTCGATGAATTTGATCTCATCGGGTGTCAAGCCGTATTTTTTGTAGAGCTGCCTGTCTATTTCAGCGATGGGTTTGCTCCAGTCGATGTCGCTGGTGGGGGTGAAGTCTTGGAGAGGGACGTATTTCCATTTATCCGCATTAAGGTCTTGTGTTACTTTTAATACTCCTAATAAAGCTCTTGCAAATTTAGTTTTAATATACTTTAGTGCTGCTTTAGCTTCATCCTTTGTTTCAAATCCACCCAAACCAAGAAATGTATGAGTAAAGCCAGATGCAGGCGGTAAGATTTCAGGCATTGTGATGATGCTTCCAAAGGCTCCATTTCCATCTGCTTTTGGCATTATAATTTTATATTTTTGAATATTAGTATCACTAAGATCAACATATTCATAAGAAATATATCTAAAGCTTCTCTTTTTTTCATATATTCCATAGATCTGTATGTCTCCTCTATTTTGTTTTTCTGAATGAAAACAATCAAAACTTAATACGTTGCTTGACATTCTTCTTTCGTGTCCTTCATAGTGTGAAAAATCTCTAAAGAGATTTTCTGAGTTAAATTTTGTAGCAACAAAAGCCAATTCAGCCAGAGAATTATTCTCTACAAATTGAAGTATCCGTTTAAGTATAGTGTTTAATTGAGGGTAAATTGTAAATGTCTGAATCGCACCAAACTCATCCATTGTATTTCTATAAGATATAACTACACCGCCCTTGATGTCGGTATTTGGGAAAATTGTACTTGCATCTCCTTCATACATCAAAATCTTAAAGTGGCTATCGCTTAACATTTTTTTTATTCCACTGCTTAGGTGTTCTACCCGCATTGAAAAGAAATCGTGCTGGATGGATCAACTCAACAGCATTGGCGACTTCATATGCAGCTTCCATAAAACAATGATACACCGGTAGAGCGGTTGTACTTTCTCCCTGTCTATCTTCCTGATACGGCGGATTGCCAATTACAAAATCAAATTTCATGCCTTTACCTCTTTTCTTCAGACCTTTGAACAGCTTTGAGATATCTTTTCGCCAGTCATATATTTTACAGTATATTATCTCATCGTCGGTATTCTCGTCGTCCTCAAACAGCGACAACTGCACGACTTCATCGTTCGGGATACCATAGGGTGGTGTATCGTTCAAGCCGTCCATCTGCCAGAAGTTCCAGCAGATCACATTCAGGAACTTTTCAAGCTCCTTTAGTGTTGCCTGCCTGTGCCATTTTGCTTCGGTGTAGTCCGCCAGTGTATACAGCAGGTTCATGCGTGCGATCATCAGGTTGTCCCCCTGATACTCATAGCCGTAAACGCTCTGAAATGCCCGAAACGCCCACTTGAACCACTCGGCTTCATCGGCGGCGTTCTCGTTCACGATACGCAGCTTGCGGTCAAGCATTCCAATACGCCGCTCTATTGGAATGATCTCACCCGTAGAGGTATCATAGCGGGACACGATGTAGGGGGCTTCTCCGCAGGTGATCTCCAGCCAACGGGAATCCACATACTGCTTCCAGTCTTTTCCCTCCGGGAATGTGACCGGCTCGGTGCTGACCGTCCACTCCTGTCCGTCCTGATGATTGAACACATCGGCTCGCCCGAACCACTCCGCATCGCAGTGGTTATTCATCTGATTGACGATCCACGCAGGCGTGAAGACTTCGGCACGCTTGCGGGTGCGCTCCGTCTGCTCCGCTGCCGCCTTGTATACTCTCGGCTGGATGTCGCAGGAATCAAAGCCCAGCAGCACACCCTCGGTCATCTGCGAATCATCTCTATATCCCGCACCGTAGCCTGCATAGCTGTCCGATGCGAACAATATATTTTTCCTCGTGGTCTTATCCTGCAGCAGCCGCCCTACCAGCCCTCTGATCGGATAAGCATCCAGTTTTATCAGTTCTTCCAAAGGAACACTCCTCACTTGGCTAAACCGGGAGTTATGCCTGCATACCTGATAAATGCGGTGTTATACTATGTAAAGTATCGTGTGTAGTGAGAGGNNNNNNNNNNNNNNNNNNNNNNNNNNNNNNNNNNNNNNNNNNNNNNNNNNNNNNNNNNNNNNNNNNNNNNNNNNNNNNNNNNNNNNNNNNNNNNNNNNNNNNNNNNNNNNNNNNNNNNNNNNNNNNNNNNNNNNNNNNNNNNNNNNNNNNNNNNNNNNNNNNNNNNNNNNNNNNNNNNNNNNNNNN from the Ruminococcus champanellensis 18P13 = JCM 17042 genome contains:
- a CDS encoding DEAD/DEAH box helicase; this translates as MEDRIRQQLQTAHIPHHTEWSDVAVFADGRTYFRDSDFHAYLKKQGVERMTPMNGEKKQPEWFRISGDESFTLYSKFRRTKGVLDTVGTIAYELRAEQEQAVLQTFDYFMSHEKSEFLWNAKPRFGKTLATYDLCKHLQATKGDYACNILIVTNRPAIANSWYEDFVKFIGTESGFRFVSEVSALKGKPFVTSREEYTDSLTKELADCIEFVSLQDLKGSLYFGGQHDKLKELVNMQWELLVIDEAHEGVDTSKTDVAFHQIKRNHTLHLSGTPFKALANDKFPSDAIYNWTYADEQKAKSGWNDPERNNPYENLPQLNLFTYQMSEIIREELKQGVEIEGETEEYAFDLNLFFSVKANGDFVYEESVDRFLEALTSQEKFPFSTPELRAELKHTFWLLNRVDSAKALAKKLKEHPVFGEYEIVLAAGDGKLSEEEETKKAYDKVRDAIDRNDKTITLSVGQLTTGITIPEWTAVLMLSNIKSPALYMQAAFRSQNPWRYQENGTLHVKKNAYVFDFDPARTLIIFEEFANDLSSGTSGGKGDSDQRKQNVRELINFFPVIGEDENGEMIELDAEKVLSIPRKIRSLEVVRRGFMSNFLFQNIANIFNAPPEVIDIIRSLPNAPEGDLVDVSPETREDLSVNDEGEVELSDEFVIGTAQDVFGDKIYSDISETLERKTEEILAAPESSENQQISHLQDVFRKELVAPVMQVTNDTYGADLKKRDAQKLQKQLEQKADRLVTQEYGDYSIQKKTLEAQRQDALSHLSETGQTAAEVNEQFDTLVQEATDAFKERVSNVLEETVPTLCEEVVKTVETKKRERTKETIEEAVRDHLRGFARTIPSFLMAYGDEETTLSTFDMIIPDEVFYKVTSITLDQFRFLRDGGSYTDAETGEEKHYPGKLFDPVVFDDSIKEFLSLRTRLGNYFDESHTEDIFDYIPPQKTNQIFTPKRIVKQMVDMLEQENPGCFEDPNKTFADLYMKSGLYIAEIVKRLFNSNGMKQAFPDETQRLQHIFENQVYGLAPTEIIYQIALYFILGFEGGELIEKHHLRQCDALPLAKDGTLETKLDSIFG
- a CDS encoding Eco57I restriction-modification methylase domain-containing protein, whose protein sequence is MEELIKLDAYPIRGLVGRLLQDKTTRKNILFASDSYAGYGAGYRDDSQMTEGVLLGFDSCDIQPRVYKAAAEQTERTRKRAEVFTPAWIVNQMNNHCDAEWFGRADVFNHQDGQEWTVSTEPVTFPEGKDWKQYVDSRWLEITCGEAPYIVSRYDTSTGEIIPIERRIGMLDRKLRIVNENAADEAEWFKWAFRAFQSVYGYEYQGDNLMIARMNLLYTLADYTEAKWHRQATLKELEKFLNVICWNFWQMDGLNDTPPYGIPNDEVVQLSLFEDDENTDDEIIYCKIYDWRKDISKLFKGLKKRGKGMKFDFVIGNPPYQEDRQGESTTALPVYHCFMEAAYEVANAVELIHPARFLFNAGRTPKQWNKKNVKR